The Bordetella sp. FB-8 genome includes a window with the following:
- a CDS encoding alpha/beta hydrolase has translation MRALALLCLCAILGGCMLADPAPNVAYLARPCQFTPMELNPQCAVPYWTGKRYAPEVIASMNDAIDRLVARVPGQPVNLIGYSGGGAVAVLIAARRHDVATLRTVAGNLDSEYVNRIHDVSPMPASLDPIDDARRIGAIAQIHFSGARDKVVPTRVAQRFVERAGSACARVYLVPGMTHGGDWARAWPRLLAVKPGCRSK, from the coding sequence ATGCGCGCACTCGCCCTCCTGTGCCTGTGCGCCATTTTGGGTGGCTGCATGCTGGCCGATCCCGCGCCCAATGTGGCGTACCTGGCCCGGCCTTGCCAGTTCACACCGATGGAACTGAACCCGCAATGCGCCGTTCCCTACTGGACGGGCAAGCGCTACGCGCCTGAGGTCATCGCCTCGATGAACGACGCGATCGATCGGCTGGTCGCGCGCGTGCCGGGCCAGCCCGTGAATCTGATCGGGTACTCCGGCGGCGGCGCGGTGGCGGTGTTGATCGCCGCGCGGCGCCATGACGTTGCCACGCTGCGCACCGTGGCGGGCAATCTGGACAGCGAATATGTGAACCGCATCCACGATGTCTCGCCAATGCCGGCATCGCTCGACCCCATAGACGATGCGCGGCGCATCGGCGCGATTGCGCAAATTCACTTCAGCGGTGCGCGCGACAAGGTCGTGCCCACCCGGGTCGCTCAACGATTCGTGGAGCGCGCCGGGTCCGCGTGCGCGCGGGTTTACCTCGTGCCAGGCATGACGCACGGTGGCGACTGGGCGCGCGCGTGGCCCAGGCTGCTTGCAGTCAAGCCCGGCTGCCGATCCAAGTAG